A genome region from Arthrobacter sp. V1I9 includes the following:
- a CDS encoding ATP-dependent DNA helicase, which translates to MLPPRQIHAEAPSLTIDQQAAVDVAQGSGPVLVPGAPGTGKTTVLVEAAVNRVLRDGVDPERMLILAPTRLTADSLRDRFTARLDRSLSTTPARTWASYAFDVLRRAKAEGVLPLSRPPRLLSGPEQDLIIKELLEGHRLPGLELPWPDDLAGALETRGFRQEVRQLFDRVIESGLTATDLAYLGRQCNRPDWIAAAGLYSEYRDVLDLRMPEAFDPAGIITAARQIFQDVPEFLAAERERLQVIIVDDVQEANPAVFELLADIARRKDCYVSFSPDTVVQGFRGARPDLVAELPQLLSPDAPALERPLRFAHRHTQVLADAWLGVAARISQRAGGQLARQLEQPAGDREQGTVEAHLVPSAVHELRYVAQRILDQHINHGRDLSGIAVIVRNGAQVSELQRYLSGQGIPVRVPVAESAVRDEVAVRPLLDAFAVALDPASLTPEMAVSLLTSRIGGATSIELRRLRQSLRREELLGGGGRTSDDLLVEALLEPAALSSLGMEGRAARRTANMIQAGRKAAFEPGANAESVLWALWNSTRLSTAWTETALSGGPHGARADRDLDAMMALFHTAERYVDQMPGAGPEQFLEYLLNQELPMDTLAARAQLDDAVELMTPASAAGREWPVVLVAGLQEGVWPNTRLRGELLGSTLYADAVEHGAGYALQRDPLSRLRDIRYDELRSFSTAVSRASELLICTAVSSEDDQPSSFLDYVAPLNPDQDRRAFTPVERPMTLRALVAELRQYAQLDGRHEAEAEEAVRVLAQLAAAEPPVAGAHPGSWWGLPQLTSSDAVVPPGGTVSVSPSKVETVQKSPLDWFVQAAGGEAATDFARSLGTLVHAIAQELPDASGAEYVAELVRRWPALGMKDNWEGRLDFQRAEAMVRKLAQYVLVMRSEGRSLLGVEQDFEVALPDVVVDEGAPRAAVLRGQVDRLEIDSEGRLVIVDLKTGKRQPAKTELSTHPQLGSYQAAVLAGAFSGSPEGSTPAVPGGAVLAQLGTGAKNPGIQQQEALDPQDNWAMDMVKEAAVVMGGSEFLARHDPSKGSHGGHGCRLPEVCPLCVRGRQVTE; encoded by the coding sequence CATCCTACGCCTTTGATGTCCTCCGCCGGGCAAAGGCCGAGGGAGTACTGCCGCTCTCGAGGCCGCCGCGCCTCCTTTCAGGTCCGGAGCAGGACCTCATCATCAAGGAACTCCTCGAAGGCCACCGCCTGCCAGGGCTGGAGTTGCCATGGCCTGACGACCTCGCGGGAGCCCTGGAGACACGCGGCTTCCGCCAGGAAGTACGGCAGCTGTTCGACCGCGTTATCGAGTCCGGCCTGACCGCCACGGACCTCGCTTACCTGGGCCGGCAGTGCAACCGGCCCGACTGGATTGCCGCCGCGGGTTTGTACTCGGAGTACCGTGACGTTCTGGACCTGCGGATGCCTGAGGCATTTGACCCGGCCGGGATCATCACCGCCGCACGCCAGATCTTCCAGGACGTCCCTGAATTCCTGGCTGCCGAGCGCGAGCGCCTGCAGGTGATCATCGTTGATGACGTGCAGGAGGCAAACCCGGCCGTCTTCGAGCTTCTGGCTGACATAGCCCGCAGGAAGGATTGCTATGTGTCGTTCTCCCCGGACACCGTGGTCCAGGGGTTCCGCGGGGCCCGCCCTGACCTGGTGGCCGAACTGCCGCAGCTGCTGTCGCCCGATGCTCCCGCATTGGAGCGGCCGCTCCGCTTCGCACACCGGCATACGCAGGTGCTGGCGGATGCGTGGCTGGGTGTCGCGGCCCGTATTTCCCAGCGGGCCGGCGGGCAGCTTGCCAGGCAGCTCGAGCAGCCGGCGGGGGACAGGGAGCAGGGAACGGTGGAAGCCCACCTGGTGCCGTCAGCAGTCCATGAACTGCGGTATGTGGCACAGCGCATCCTGGACCAGCACATCAACCACGGCCGGGACCTGTCCGGAATCGCGGTCATTGTGCGCAACGGAGCCCAGGTAAGCGAGTTGCAGCGTTATCTGTCCGGCCAGGGGATCCCGGTTCGGGTGCCTGTGGCCGAATCGGCCGTCCGGGACGAAGTGGCGGTTCGGCCCCTGCTTGATGCGTTCGCCGTCGCGTTGGACCCCGCCTCGCTGACTCCCGAAATGGCTGTATCCCTCTTGACGTCCCGTATCGGCGGTGCCACGTCCATCGAGCTGCGCCGTCTGCGGCAGTCGCTGAGGCGCGAGGAGCTTCTGGGCGGTGGAGGACGCACCAGCGACGACCTGCTCGTTGAAGCTTTGCTGGAACCGGCAGCCCTGTCCTCCCTCGGCATGGAAGGCAGGGCTGCGCGCCGCACAGCGAACATGATCCAGGCGGGCCGGAAAGCTGCCTTTGAACCGGGTGCCAACGCTGAGTCCGTGCTGTGGGCTCTCTGGAATTCGACCCGCCTGTCCACAGCCTGGACGGAAACAGCGCTGTCCGGCGGGCCGCACGGTGCCCGTGCCGACCGGGACCTTGATGCCATGATGGCGCTGTTCCACACGGCTGAACGGTACGTTGACCAGATGCCCGGCGCCGGTCCGGAGCAGTTTCTGGAGTACCTGCTGAACCAGGAACTTCCCATGGACACCCTTGCCGCCCGGGCGCAGTTGGACGACGCCGTGGAACTCATGACTCCCGCCAGCGCAGCAGGGCGGGAGTGGCCGGTTGTCCTGGTGGCCGGACTCCAGGAAGGCGTGTGGCCCAACACCCGGCTCCGCGGCGAATTGCTGGGCAGCACCCTGTACGCCGACGCAGTGGAGCATGGAGCAGGGTACGCACTGCAGCGGGATCCGCTGAGCCGGTTGCGGGACATCCGTTACGACGAACTGCGGAGCTTCTCCACGGCGGTGTCGCGGGCCAGCGAGCTCCTGATCTGCACTGCCGTCTCCTCCGAGGACGATCAGCCGTCCTCCTTCCTTGATTACGTCGCCCCCCTCAACCCGGACCAGGACCGCCGGGCATTCACCCCGGTGGAACGGCCCATGACCTTGCGCGCGCTGGTTGCCGAACTCCGGCAATATGCCCAGCTGGATGGGCGCCACGAGGCTGAGGCGGAGGAAGCGGTGCGGGTCCTCGCGCAGCTCGCCGCTGCCGAGCCCCCCGTGGCTGGCGCGCACCCCGGGAGCTGGTGGGGGCTGCCACAGCTGACCTCGTCCGATGCCGTGGTTCCCCCCGGTGGAACAGTGTCTGTGTCGCCGTCGAAAGTGGAGACAGTGCAGAAGTCGCCGCTCGACTGGTTTGTGCAGGCAGCAGGCGGCGAAGCGGCCACGGACTTCGCCAGGAGCCTGGGCACGCTGGTCCACGCCATCGCGCAGGAGCTTCCGGATGCGTCGGGAGCAGAATACGTGGCCGAACTGGTTCGCCGCTGGCCTGCGCTCGGAATGAAGGACAACTGGGAGGGAAGGCTTGATTTCCAGCGTGCGGAGGCCATGGTGCGCAAGCTTGCCCAGTACGTGCTGGTCATGAGGAGCGAGGGCCGGAGCCTGCTGGGGGTCGAGCAGGACTTCGAGGTGGCGCTCCCGGACGTGGTGGTGGACGAAGGTGCGCCGCGTGCCGCCGTCCTCCGTGGGCAGGTGGACCGCCTGGAAATTGACAGTGAGGGCAGGCTTGTCATCGTGGATCTTAAAACGGGAAAACGCCAGCCGGCTAAAACGGAACTTTCCACGCATCCGCAGCTTGGGTCCTACCAGGCCGCGGTCCTTGCAGGTGCCTTCAGCGGTAGCCCTGAAGGGAGCACCCCTGCGGTGCCAGGCGGCGCAGTACTCGCCCAGCTTGGTACGGGCGCAAAAAATCCCGGCATCCAGCAGCAGGAAGCCCTTGATCCGCAGGACAACTGGGCTATGGACATGGTGAAGGAGGCCGCTGTGGTGATGGGTGGCAGCGAATTTTTGGCACGGCACGACCCCTCCAAGGGAAGCCACGGCGGCCACGGCTGCCGGCTCCCCGAAGTGTGTCCGCTGTGTGTGCGGGGAAGGCAGGTCACGGAATGA
- a CDS encoding macrolide 2'-phosphotransferase, producing MRRKPIELAAVATAAVPGLTPTAVSSAPDDPADFDSALLLDSEGKRWRVRSPRHAEASARLETEFLVLRAFAPAIRAELPFLMPTVAGSVRLGTLSTFVYSHLAGSTRSVEELTAGPDALAREIGVALATIHDLPRSLVSNADLPSYTPNEFRQRRLNELDQAATTGKIPPALLLRWEHAMEDVSLWRFNPSVVHGDLHEDNLLVEGQRVTAVTGWTDLRIGDPADDFAWLVASNEQDFVDAVLGAYTASRRDTPDNHLLRRAALSAEFALAQYLVKGIAAEDPGMISEAEEMLSTLARDIEEHGGQPISVEPQPAPGAPATGSVPTVGSAPAVGNVPAMRAADAEPSGLVPSVTVVPVPAPVQPAVHVTPISADSAADAATDNPAGSIGTKNSGQSKADDRKDLDDTSTAAISIVDVTKN from the coding sequence GTGAGAAGAAAACCGATTGAACTGGCAGCCGTTGCAACCGCGGCAGTCCCCGGACTGACCCCGACGGCCGTTAGCTCTGCCCCGGACGACCCCGCGGACTTCGACTCGGCCCTGCTGCTCGACTCGGAGGGTAAGCGGTGGCGGGTCCGCTCACCGCGGCATGCCGAGGCAAGCGCCCGGCTTGAAACGGAATTTCTCGTGCTGCGGGCTTTCGCTCCCGCCATTCGCGCCGAACTGCCCTTCCTTATGCCCACAGTTGCCGGCAGCGTGCGGCTGGGGACCTTGAGTACGTTTGTCTACTCGCATCTGGCCGGCAGCACGCGCAGTGTCGAGGAACTGACGGCCGGGCCCGATGCCCTTGCCCGTGAAATTGGCGTGGCCCTTGCCACCATCCATGACCTGCCCCGTTCGCTGGTCAGCAATGCCGACCTGCCCAGCTACACCCCCAATGAGTTCCGGCAGCGCCGGCTGAATGAACTCGACCAGGCGGCCACCACCGGGAAAATTCCCCCGGCCCTGCTGCTCCGCTGGGAGCACGCCATGGAAGACGTCTCCCTGTGGCGTTTCAACCCCAGCGTGGTGCACGGCGACCTCCATGAGGACAACCTCCTGGTGGAAGGCCAGCGGGTCACTGCAGTGACCGGCTGGACTGACCTGAGGATCGGCGATCCAGCCGACGATTTCGCCTGGCTTGTTGCCTCCAACGAGCAGGACTTCGTGGACGCGGTCCTGGGCGCCTACACCGCCAGCCGCCGGGACACCCCGGATAACCATCTTCTGCGCCGGGCAGCACTGTCCGCCGAGTTCGCCCTTGCCCAGTACCTGGTGAAGGGGATCGCCGCGGAAGACCCCGGCATGATCTCCGAGGCAGAGGAGATGCTAAGCACCCTTGCCCGGGATATCGAAGAGCACGGCGGGCAGCCCATCAGCGTGGAGCCCCAGCCGGCGCCGGGCGCTCCGGCTACAGGCAGTGTGCCCACCGTGGGAAGTGCCCCGGCCGTGGGCAATGTGCCGGCCATGAGGGCGGCCGACGCCGAGCCTTCAGGTTTGGTGCCCTCCGTTACGGTGGTGCCGGTCCCGGCCCCGGTTCAGCCGGCGGTCCACGTCACTCCCATCTCCGCGGATTCCGCGGCTGACGCCGCCACAGACAACCCCGCCGGCAGCATCGGGACGAAAAACAGCGGGCAGTCCAAGGCGGATGACAGGAAAGACCTGGACGACACCTCCACGGCAGCTATTTCCATCGTGGACGTCACTAAGAACTAA
- the nudC gene encoding NAD(+) diphosphatase: MSHAESVTPVHLGKAARLPANHLMDTVLPVPPALVDRGSVARAQPGMVEELLASANTLAVVLSGRQGLVQGGGLLMSGARALRDELAAAGSAPQLTVYLGSALPDSDLPPGTQLLLFVLPEALEPGTAGIPSDATWAGFRDVAAGLSPTHTALFVEASAIANWHATHTHCPRCGSLTDVEAGGWVRRCPVDDSEHYPRTDPAIIVTVVGPDGRLLLGGGGARDARNYSTLAGFVEPGESLEQAVVREIHEEVGVRVTACQYLGSQSWPFPASLMLGFTAVTEDAEATPDGVEVTRARWFSREELQDAVLAGEITISSRLSIARSLIEHWFGGRIQDLAGA; encoded by the coding sequence ATGAGCCATGCGGAGTCTGTTACACCGGTCCACCTGGGCAAGGCGGCCCGGCTGCCGGCAAACCACCTGATGGACACGGTTCTCCCGGTGCCTCCTGCGCTGGTTGACCGCGGTTCCGTCGCCCGGGCACAACCGGGCATGGTGGAGGAACTCCTTGCCAGTGCGAACACCCTGGCGGTTGTCCTCTCGGGCCGGCAGGGCCTGGTCCAGGGCGGGGGGCTGTTGATGTCCGGCGCCCGGGCACTCCGTGATGAGCTTGCCGCCGCGGGTTCCGCGCCACAACTGACGGTTTACCTTGGTTCGGCCCTGCCCGATTCTGACCTACCCCCGGGCACCCAACTACTGCTTTTCGTCCTGCCGGAAGCGCTGGAGCCGGGAACTGCCGGAATCCCCTCGGATGCAACGTGGGCCGGATTCCGGGATGTTGCGGCCGGGCTGAGCCCAACGCATACCGCACTTTTTGTTGAAGCCAGCGCCATCGCCAACTGGCATGCCACCCACACGCACTGTCCGCGCTGTGGTTCGCTTACGGACGTGGAAGCCGGGGGATGGGTCCGGCGCTGCCCGGTTGATGACTCTGAACACTATCCGCGAACCGATCCGGCCATCATCGTCACCGTAGTAGGTCCGGACGGCCGCCTGCTCCTCGGCGGCGGTGGCGCCCGTGATGCCAGGAACTATTCAACCCTGGCGGGGTTCGTGGAACCGGGGGAGTCCCTGGAACAGGCAGTGGTCCGGGAGATTCATGAGGAGGTGGGAGTGCGGGTCACCGCGTGCCAGTACCTTGGCTCGCAGTCCTGGCCGTTCCCCGCCTCCCTTATGCTTGGATTTACCGCCGTCACTGAAGACGCCGAGGCAACGCCCGACGGCGTGGAGGTCACCAGGGCGCGCTGGTTCAGCCGTGAGGAGCTCCAGGACGCCGTGCTCGCCGGTGAGATCACCATCTCCAGCCGGCTGTCGATTGCCCGCTCCCTGATAGAGCACTGGTTCGGCGGACGTATTCAGGACCTGGCAGGCGCCTGA
- a CDS encoding ATP-dependent DNA helicase UvrD2, giving the protein MTTENFDGAASLEDRILRGLDAEQREVASTLNGPLCVLAGAGTGKTRAITHRIAYGVHSGVYTPQRLLAVTFTARAAAEMRSRLRDLGAGNVQARTFHAAALRQLQFFWPQAVGGTLPNLLDHKAQMLAEAARRLRLSTDRASIRDLASEIEWAKVSMLTPANYLENAQGRGAPGGFDLTAVARVFQSYEDVKTDRNVIDFEDVLLITVGILQEDEKVAATVREQYRHFVVDEYQDVSPLQQRLLELWLGGRDELCVVGDASQTIYSFTGASPKHLLEFKARYPQANVVKLIRDYRSTPQVVRLANDLLAGRRSGGAVADAAWAAPLQLVAQRPAGPAPQFTECSDDEAEAATVAQKIKALLDAGTPASEVAVLFRTNGQSEAYEQALAAAGIGYQLRGGERFFARKEVRDAILQLRAATRAVSAESPEPLGQLVRDIVASLGYTDAAPHNGGALRERWESLAALVALADELVKTRGPEFGLAEFVNELQERSLAQHAPTVQGVTLASLHAAKGLEWDAVFLVGLSEGLMPISFADSPESVDEERRLLYVGITRAREHLSLSWSTARTPGGRANRKPSRFLDGLRPDSVAASNIRGKGPAPRRKAAAPAMCRVCGSMLATGAERKVGRCNACPPSYEEQTFDALRTWRREVALAADVPAFVVFTDATLTAIAEARPGSLEELAALAGVGPSKLERYGEDVLRVLVESTSL; this is encoded by the coding sequence GTGACTACAGAAAATTTTGACGGTGCAGCTTCGCTGGAGGACCGCATCCTCCGCGGGCTGGACGCGGAGCAGCGCGAGGTGGCGAGCACGCTCAACGGCCCGCTCTGTGTGCTGGCCGGAGCCGGCACCGGCAAGACCCGGGCCATCACCCACCGCATCGCTTATGGCGTGCACTCGGGCGTATACACACCCCAGCGGCTGCTGGCCGTGACCTTCACTGCGCGGGCGGCGGCGGAGATGCGCAGCCGGCTGCGGGACCTTGGCGCAGGCAATGTTCAGGCCCGCACCTTCCACGCCGCGGCACTGCGCCAGTTGCAGTTCTTCTGGCCGCAGGCCGTGGGCGGGACGCTCCCCAACCTGCTGGACCACAAGGCCCAAATGCTCGCGGAGGCAGCCCGGCGGCTTCGGCTGAGCACGGACAGGGCCTCTATCCGCGACCTTGCCTCGGAAATCGAGTGGGCAAAAGTATCCATGCTGACCCCCGCCAATTACCTCGAAAACGCGCAGGGCCGGGGCGCTCCGGGCGGCTTCGACCTCACCGCCGTGGCACGGGTTTTCCAGTCCTACGAAGACGTCAAGACAGACCGCAACGTCATCGACTTTGAGGACGTCCTGCTGATCACGGTGGGCATCCTGCAGGAGGACGAAAAGGTCGCCGCCACCGTCCGCGAGCAGTACCGGCACTTTGTAGTGGACGAGTACCAGGACGTTTCCCCGCTGCAGCAAAGGCTCCTTGAACTGTGGCTGGGAGGAAGGGACGAGCTGTGCGTCGTCGGCGATGCCAGCCAGACCATCTATTCGTTCACCGGGGCCTCGCCGAAGCACCTCCTGGAATTCAAGGCCCGTTATCCACAGGCCAACGTGGTCAAGCTCATCAGGGACTACCGCTCAACGCCACAGGTGGTCAGGCTCGCCAACGATCTGCTCGCCGGCAGGCGCAGCGGGGGAGCGGTCGCCGATGCCGCGTGGGCTGCGCCGCTGCAGCTCGTGGCACAGCGGCCCGCCGGGCCCGCCCCCCAGTTCACCGAGTGCTCCGACGACGAAGCGGAAGCCGCCACGGTGGCGCAAAAAATCAAGGCACTGCTCGACGCCGGCACCCCGGCCAGCGAGGTGGCTGTGCTGTTCCGTACCAACGGCCAGTCCGAGGCTTACGAACAGGCGCTTGCTGCCGCCGGCATCGGGTACCAGTTGCGCGGCGGCGAGCGGTTCTTCGCCCGCAAGGAAGTCCGCGACGCCATCCTCCAGCTGCGGGCAGCCACCCGGGCAGTCTCCGCGGAGTCACCGGAGCCGCTGGGCCAGCTGGTCCGGGATATCGTGGCTTCCCTCGGCTACACGGACGCAGCGCCCCACAACGGCGGCGCGCTGCGTGAACGCTGGGAATCCCTCGCGGCGCTGGTCGCACTCGCCGACGAACTCGTCAAGACCCGGGGCCCGGAGTTTGGGCTTGCAGAATTTGTCAACGAACTGCAGGAGCGTTCGCTGGCCCAACACGCACCCACCGTGCAGGGCGTAACCCTTGCCTCGCTGCACGCGGCAAAGGGTTTGGAATGGGACGCCGTGTTCCTGGTGGGGCTCAGCGAAGGACTCATGCCCATCTCCTTCGCCGACTCGCCTGAATCCGTGGACGAGGAACGCCGGCTCCTCTACGTGGGAATCACCCGCGCACGGGAACACCTCTCCCTGTCCTGGTCCACCGCCAGGACTCCGGGTGGCCGCGCCAACCGCAAGCCCTCCAGGTTTCTGGACGGCCTCCGCCCGGATTCCGTCGCCGCCTCAAACATCAGAGGGAAGGGGCCGGCTCCCCGCCGCAAGGCTGCCGCCCCGGCGATGTGCAGGGTCTGCGGCAGCATGCTGGCCACCGGCGCCGAGCGCAAGGTGGGTCGGTGCAACGCCTGCCCGCCGAGCTACGAGGAACAGACCTTTGACGCCCTGAGGACCTGGCGGCGCGAAGTGGCGCTCGCTGCCGATGTCCCCGCCTTTGTGGTGTTCACCGACGCAACGCTCACAGCCATTGCCGAAGCAAGGCCAGGATCCTTGGAAGAACTTGCGGCGCTGGCCGGAGTTGGACCGTCCAAGCTGGAACGCTACGGGGAAGACGTCCTGCGGGTCCTGGTGGAAAGCACGTCCCTGTGA
- a CDS encoding M48 family metallopeptidase: MITTEGGAPVEVRRSARRTRTVAAFWENGTAVVAIPARFTAAQEKEWVQRMLAKLHRQGERRSASGRKRPTSDAALAAHAGLLSERYLGGKATPASVRWVSNQNSRWGSATPADGTIRLSDKLRPMPQWVIDYVLLHELAHLLVAGHNAAFWQLLEAYPETARAKAFLEGVSFAMARGLPGSDSGDGTRAVQPGQERWADDAD, encoded by the coding sequence GTGATCACTACCGAGGGCGGCGCTCCCGTTGAGGTCCGGCGCTCCGCCCGCCGGACCCGGACCGTTGCGGCCTTCTGGGAAAACGGCACCGCTGTGGTGGCCATCCCGGCACGGTTCACCGCAGCACAGGAAAAAGAATGGGTCCAGCGGATGCTGGCCAAGCTGCACCGCCAAGGGGAGCGGCGCTCGGCTTCCGGCAGGAAGCGCCCAACCTCGGACGCCGCCCTCGCCGCGCACGCGGGCCTGCTCTCCGAAAGGTACCTCGGCGGAAAGGCCACACCGGCGTCGGTACGCTGGGTCAGCAACCAGAACTCAAGGTGGGGTTCGGCCACCCCGGCGGACGGCACCATCCGTCTCTCGGACAAACTGCGCCCGATGCCCCAGTGGGTCATCGACTATGTGCTGCTCCATGAGCTCGCACATCTCCTGGTGGCCGGGCACAACGCCGCCTTCTGGCAGCTGCTGGAGGCTTACCCGGAGACTGCGCGGGCGAAGGCTTTCCTGGAGGGTGTGTCCTTTGCCATGGCCCGCGGCCTGCCGGGCAGCGATTCGGGTGACGGAACCCGCGCCGTCCAGCCAGGGCAGGAGCGCTGGGCGGACGACGCCGACTAG
- a CDS encoding zinc-dependent metalloprotease, with protein MTSNPLNPSNGDDTPKDPLTEMLQNLMGGKGMENFDPAELAKAAGLPNDPNLLAQMFSQVQAMMSAPSEGPVNWQLAHENARRVAAGSADPSVTSQQSREVDEALRLAEMWLDPVTDLPATGLIGRAWSRAEWVEATLGTWKRLTEPVANSIANALSSAMTEQMPEEMKSMMGGASSMLQNMGGAIFGMQLGQAIGALSTGVVSSTDIGVPLADLEMALLPINVAAFGEGLSLPENDIRLFLAVREAAHARLFVQVPWLRGHLLGAIEAYARGIHIDTSRIEELARDLDPSNPEGIQEALSQGVFMPQRTPAQDQALEKLETALALVEGWVDELTAAATEKLLPSAGALRETVRRRRATGGPAEHAFASLVGLELRPRRLRDAATLWATLKEERGIEGRDAIWHHPDLLPTAEDLDDPRGFSGRRKLAEASDTEVDDALQKLLSGGFDDAPSNGREETDGGQDGKAADGPEAGGPDAESPDADGQDGGPKS; from the coding sequence ATGACCTCCAATCCACTTAATCCGTCCAACGGCGACGACACCCCCAAGGACCCGTTGACAGAAATGCTGCAAAACCTGATGGGCGGCAAGGGGATGGAAAACTTTGACCCCGCCGAACTGGCCAAGGCTGCCGGCCTTCCCAACGACCCCAACCTGCTGGCCCAGATGTTCTCCCAGGTCCAGGCCATGATGAGCGCACCGTCCGAGGGACCCGTGAACTGGCAGCTGGCCCACGAGAACGCCCGGCGGGTCGCAGCCGGCAGCGCGGACCCCTCCGTCACCTCGCAGCAGTCCCGCGAAGTGGACGAAGCCCTGCGGCTCGCCGAAATGTGGCTGGACCCCGTCACCGATCTTCCCGCAACCGGCCTGATCGGCCGGGCGTGGTCCCGTGCGGAGTGGGTGGAAGCCACCCTTGGCACCTGGAAGAGGCTGACCGAGCCGGTGGCCAACAGCATCGCCAATGCGCTCTCATCCGCCATGACGGAGCAGATGCCTGAAGAAATGAAGTCCATGATGGGCGGAGCCTCGTCAATGCTCCAGAACATGGGCGGCGCCATCTTCGGCATGCAGCTCGGGCAGGCCATCGGCGCCCTTTCCACGGGCGTGGTGAGCTCCACCGACATCGGCGTGCCCCTCGCCGACCTTGAGATGGCCCTGCTCCCCATCAACGTAGCCGCCTTTGGCGAAGGGCTTTCCCTGCCCGAGAACGACATCCGGCTCTTCCTCGCTGTCCGGGAAGCTGCCCACGCCCGGCTCTTTGTCCAGGTTCCCTGGCTGCGGGGCCACCTGCTGGGCGCCATCGAGGCTTACGCGCGGGGCATCCATATCGACACTTCCCGTATTGAGGAACTGGCCCGGGATCTCGATCCCAGCAATCCCGAGGGCATCCAGGAAGCCCTTTCGCAGGGCGTGTTTATGCCCCAGCGGACCCCGGCCCAGGATCAGGCCCTGGAGAAACTGGAAACAGCACTCGCACTGGTGGAGGGCTGGGTGGACGAACTCACTGCAGCCGCCACCGAGAAGCTGCTGCCGTCTGCCGGCGCCCTTCGGGAAACTGTCCGCCGCCGCCGTGCCACCGGCGGCCCGGCCGAGCACGCGTTCGCTTCGCTGGTCGGGTTGGAATTGCGCCCCCGCCGGCTGCGGGATGCGGCCACCCTGTGGGCCACGCTGAAGGAAGAACGCGGTATTGAAGGCCGCGACGCGATCTGGCACCACCCGGACCTGCTGCCCACAGCCGAGGACCTTGACGATCCCCGCGGTTTCAGCGGACGCCGGAAACTGGCGGAAGCCAGCGACACTGAGGTGGATGACGCCCTGCAGAAGTTGCTGAGCGGCGGGTTCGACGACGCTCCGTCCAACGGACGAGAAGAAACCGACGGCGGGCAGGACGGCAAGGCAGCTGACGGCCCCGAAGCGGGTGGGCCTGACGCTGAGTCCCCGGACGCTGACGGACAGGATGGCGGGCCCAAGAGCTAG
- a CDS encoding PDZ domain-containing protein: MMVAGVTALGLGIAVGTLPVPYVVETPGPTYNTLGQSQGSPVISVSGRETYPAAGNLDLTTVYVSGGPSSPVSIMGVFSAWLDPSKAVYPQELIYPTGTTKEEAEEQSSVAMTTSQENAVASALNELDIPFGQQLQAANLSEGSAAAGKIEPGDILKTINGKEITSLAVIQEELAAGKGAPATVVVERDGRQVTREISPKDNGAGRFILGVMLKYLFTFPFDVEISLEKVGGPSAGLMFSLGIIDTVTPGDLTGGKHVAGTGTITPDGVVGPIGGIGQKMQGARSGGATLFLAPAANCGEVVGHIPDGLQVVKVENLADARRAVELAGSGGDTSGLPACTTN; the protein is encoded by the coding sequence ATGATGGTGGCCGGAGTAACTGCATTGGGGCTCGGAATCGCTGTGGGCACTTTGCCGGTCCCGTACGTCGTCGAAACACCCGGCCCTACATACAACACGCTAGGCCAGAGCCAAGGAAGCCCGGTCATCAGTGTCAGCGGCCGGGAAACCTATCCGGCAGCGGGAAACCTTGACCTGACCACCGTGTACGTGAGCGGCGGCCCCAGCAGCCCGGTGAGCATCATGGGCGTTTTCTCGGCCTGGCTGGACCCCTCAAAAGCTGTATACCCGCAGGAGCTCATCTACCCCACCGGCACCACCAAGGAAGAGGCCGAGGAACAGAGCTCGGTGGCCATGACCACCTCGCAGGAGAACGCTGTGGCCTCAGCCTTGAACGAGCTGGACATTCCCTTCGGGCAGCAGCTTCAGGCTGCAAACCTTTCCGAGGGTTCTGCCGCCGCCGGAAAAATCGAGCCGGGAGACATCCTCAAGACCATCAACGGCAAGGAGATCACTTCCCTCGCTGTTATCCAGGAGGAGCTGGCGGCAGGTAAGGGGGCGCCCGCCACCGTGGTGGTGGAACGTGATGGCCGGCAGGTCACGCGCGAGATCAGCCCGAAGGACAACGGTGCGGGCCGTTTCATTCTGGGTGTGATGCTCAAGTACCTGTTTACTTTCCCCTTCGACGTGGAGATCTCGCTCGAAAAAGTAGGCGGGCCCAGCGCGGGACTGATGTTCTCCCTCGGGATCATCGACACCGTCACTCCCGGGGACCTTACGGGAGGAAAACACGTCGCCGGTACCGGGACCATTACCCCTGACGGTGTGGTTGGGCCCATTGGCGGCATCGGGCAGAAGATGCAGGGCGCAAGGTCCGGGGGAGCCACCCTGTTCCTCGCTCCTGCAGCCAACTGCGGGGAAGTGGTGGGCCATATCCCGGACGGCCTGCAAGTGGTCAAGGTGGAGAACCTCGCGGACGCCCGGCGCGCCGTCGAGCTTGCCGGTTCCGGCGGGGACACATCCGGCCTTCCGGCATGCACAACCAACTAG